The Paramormyrops kingsleyae isolate MSU_618 chromosome 23, PKINGS_0.4, whole genome shotgun sequence sequence AAAATAATTTTTGTCAATATATTCAAGCAATTCATAATTTTGGCATTATACAAAGATAAATCCTTTATACATCTGTTATGTCAGGTTTACAGTTGATGTATTCCTTTTCAGTTTGAGAGGACAGGAAAACATTCAATCAATTCATGATGTCAGTTCGGAGAATGAGCACTGTACATACCGAGATgctacctctctctctctctcacacacacacacacacacacacacacacacacacacacacaggcacacacaggcagtgcTTGAACGCACTCAGATCAGGTCCATGGCACATTAATCACGCTCCACTCTAGGTGTCATTTTCTTCTTGGTCTCCCCAGGGTTCCTCCCCTTGGGTTTCAGGGGCTTGCTCTTGGGCTCGTGGGGTCGCACGTGGGCTGGCCCCTTTTCCGGATTGTGACCGGAGTCGTTGTGTTGCCGGGAGCAACGCTTGCACTTGCAGGAGGTGACCGCCGTGATCTTGTAGGTCCTGGTGCTGCCGTCCTGGCACTGCAGTCGGATGCGCTGGGTGCGCGTGCGGTCGTTCACGCACTTCCAGCTCTGGCCTTCCCTCCGGGCCCAGAACTTACCAACGTAGCCGCCGATCCAGTTAGGGACCATGTGGGGTGGGAGGCACTCGCCAGCACACACAAGCTCCTTCACCGGGCTCAGGCTGGTGCACATGCCGTCCGAGATGTATTTGGTAGACCGGAGCTCCCTGCATCCAACCTGGCTCCGCTCTATGGAGGAAATACAAACCGGTCAACATGCGCTAATGCGTACATGCATGCTAATGCATGCTAGCCACCTGCCAGCTAATGCAAATTTAGACTTGAagtttttacccccccccccccattttataGGAAATGAGGGATTAGGTGCTCTGGCCTgtggatgatagatggatgatCTTTGTACATCTGCTTCTTTTGCAAAGATACTCTTCTGTAGGGGAGCTGAGAGAACAGCTCACACTATTTATAGGCTATTACCTGAGCTCCGTATTTATGTGGCATAATTATGAAGTTATAGTTTATTGAAGAGGCGTAGTCTTTTGGATTGGCGTTCATCTTGCACTCTCAGCCATGATTTATACCTGGGACGTAACACTTAAGTATGAGACATAAATTCACATACAgcttgtgttttatttacacattCAGAGTTTTTTTCTCACATAATGACTGAATATTTTTAGAAGCGAATTCAACCCATATGTCAGCGGTATCAGGGACGTGTTTTCTTTGAGCTTACACTACAAATCTAGTTCTTAACCACTATGCCACACCTCGCCTTTGTGCACAGACAGATGTTTCCTTGGGCATATCCTGTGAGCTCAGGACAAGCCGTACAGCAAAAGGTATAATCACATACTTCCtgatggagggaaaaaaaacagacaatcTAGTCGTCAGACACGCCTTTTATCTCCATTTTCCCCCATTCGTCTCGTTAAAAGCGCTACCTGGAATCGCTTGCAGACTTCACATTCGCCTTTTGTCAGAGCTGCAAATGCTGTATCACTTGCATTCATTTGCACAGTTTTCTGGCGGCAGCGAAAGGAATCTTCTTAAAACAGGTAGCAGCTTAAAAATTACATGAATACGTCTGACATAAATTATTGCTATCTGAAGTGCATCATTTCGATGGTGTGCTCTGAAATAAACTCCACCTTTTTGTAAAAACTCGCAATATATGCTATAACATTTCTGTAGTGTTTTAATTAATGAGGTCAAGACACCTGAAACTAACTACAGTATAGATAGTACTTCGCATCTGTGGTCCTGTCGCTGAGTATATTACTTTGCATATGCCATGATTAGGACGCGACAGTACAGTAATTTTACGTACATGAAGAGCCGAAAGATATTGTTTAGCAAGAAGATGTTATTGTGGAAATAAACTTACCACTTCTCTCTGTGCTGCCCAAGCGTTTTCCTCCGTTACGGGCTCGATTGAAAGAAGTATTATTCGGAGTGTCCAGGGCTGAGAAATCCAAGTGGGAATTCACGATTTCCGTAGCATCATTACTAAACGACTGACAGCTATCCATGAagatgcaaaacaaaaacaacagggGGTATTCGCATGTGATCGAGGGCATGATGCTGTAGCTGGGTCCGAAGCCGGTCTGATGTACGCAGAGGGATTCTTGCCGCTTTGTTTCGATGATATTGCCTCTTAACTAAGACGCCGTTACCATGTATCCATCCGTTGATTCGACGAGTGCAGTTTGAGATTGTGGAAAGGCAGATCGTGGcaagttttatgaatgaaaCTAGAGTGATCGCATCCGTGACCACACCCCCTTGCTATTCGGCGAGAAGCAGCAGTATTGAGATACCTTTAGGATTTAGGAGAGGTGAACTGACATGTTAACACCAGCAATCGGGATAAGCATCTGCGGAGGTTATTTAAATGTCTACAAGTGCAGTTAGACTGATAAGGTTCCTTTTCTCCTAAACTGAACTTCTTTAAGTGGCTATTTGAGAGGATTTGCAGTTATCTAAATAAAGCATTTCTCTGAATAGTTCCTATAGTAGGCTATATGCATTTAGTCATGCTATTTATTGCATTATATATTGTTAATTATTAAACTGTAATTTTACCAAGCTGCGCATTTTTCATGAATGACATGAAAAATCACCAACCCGCATATCAAATTTATTGGTGGTGGTTGTTTTAATTTAGCTTACGGTCCAATCCAGTGCAACTTCCGGTTTTACCTATTTAAACAGCTGAACAGTGACACCTAACATAATTTTTCACATATTGGGCAATTTGTATTTTATCGCATTTCTGCCTCATTCCTTTGCTGTCAGGCTTAGGaagaaaaaatgcagaaataaaaGAGAACCTGCAGGCTGGAAAGAGGATCAGTATATTCGACACCGCGCAGTGTGCGCGCAATTAGAACTTTTCCTTTTATGAGCCTAATATGCGTAACATAATTACACAGGAGTCGAGATAATATCGCGGAAATACAGAATAAGCAGAATACCCCTGACAAGATCTCTGACATTTTCAATGATGGGAATGATGTCGGGCAGAAATTGTACACGCTGGAAAATATCAGGATCAAAGTTAGCCTGTGTAACTCCCTATACGTACTATTACCTCCACATGAAATAGAGAAGCTCTGATTGTCGTAACCATTTGGTTTATTAGCGAAGAGTGAGGGATCCACAACAGCTGTCAGAGTTTTTATTAATGCTTAAATTATACTAAACCGTACCTACACTTCTCCCGGAGAAATCAGAACTGTATTTGGTGAAgtttgcattattattattattattattattattacactttGTCCAGGAATGCAAGTAAAAGAAAAGCTCATATATTcgcaataacaaaaaaatctaaacctttttttaatgaaaaagtaTTAACTATTTTCTAGACGTATCTTTAAGAATGGCCATTAATGGCTCACGGCTCTTTATTGACACCCTGAGTGGCTTTGTATTATTCATGCGCCAGGATACGACCGATCAGGCTACAGCCCTGGTACAGGtccagagtccatttctgtaccttagtAGGTACAagtacctacagctagggtacaactggcagacccaGTGACAaataattgtaccctcaaattGTACTTTAAATTTACTTCGTAAATTGTACTTTTTTTCTGACGGTGCATACGCTTAATAATAATGGCCTTATCTACAATAATACAGTACCTCATATTTACACATTTTGATATTACCGAAAAGGTGAAAGTCCGCCCCCTGGTGTTACATCAGTAAACCGCAATTTTAATGTAACTTGAAGTTTCCTTAACATACCTGACAagttttggttttggaaaataagggaaatttccggcacccaccgcgagccactccaccaccccaaccaagctccagtatcccttacattttaagacaggtgtacaagagatctaaaataaccacttgtcatttacattttattttcattacacattttcttttcatttctcatgttcactcatgtggctctctggcattcactaatgacttattatacagatttgttgcagactttgtatccttgttgaagttgtcacagaaggtgaaagtaacgttgtttttttcacacagcattgccatttaaCCTCCGTATTTAttacctggttaatgttgtaaatgacctgcagattactgcaggtggcagctcttgcgaggctactgacagttcagtttggagaggcagaggatttatttttttattgatattataatacgggagatttacgggaaaatactaatactggaggacggcgggaaagaggggtaaaatacggtagtttcccggccaaaacgagagacttgacagctatgttCCTTATAAGTGTGGGAAGATGAACCTGACGAAAAGATCTGGTTGTTTTTACAATTAAGTGGTCAATCGTGGAATAACACCACTAATAGTGATACAGGGAAGATATTTTATAATCCAAATTGTCACAGGACTGAGGAATTGAGGCCTATCATTGACGGTGTCTGGACAGCATCTCTTCTGATCCATTTTAGTACCAAAGTTTGCGCATTTTAGAAGAGACACACGGTGACTTTCAGGTAAAACGTGGTAACAGGCCCAGCAAAGTCATTACGGTGCTTCGGAAACAGAACAGCCACTCAGGGGACTCAGTATCCTGCGACAAGGTCACGCCCTCTGCTATTGGGGGGTCAGGGAAACACTCAGTGGGGTAATTCTGACACCCTGCGTCAAACAAAAGACGACAAATAAGCTGAGAACAAAGCTTGGGATGATCAGAATGGACCACTGTCTTTTTGGGAACGCTTTCCATCTATGAAACCTCCCATAATCAGATTTTAGTTATCACACATACATGTTTCAAGTTTCCATCAAGTAGTCTTACTGGCAGACAGACGTCTGGAATTCCTACCACTGTAcatgaaaaatgtaaacaaactaCACGTCAAACGCGCCTTCATGGAAAGTTTCATTCATTCCTCTTCATATCATTTCCGTTTCGGACAGTCGCTCATATGCAGCGTCGACACAAACGTGAGTCTGGATGGAATTAGCCAGCAGTATTCCTGATAGGCCACTGCCCAGCCCAGGAAGGCTCAGCAGTATTCCTGATAGGCCACTGCCCAGCCCAGGAAGGCTCAGCAGTATTCCTGATAGGCCACTGCCCAGCCCAGGAGAGCTCAGCAGTATTCCTGATAGGCCACTGCCCAGCCCAGGAAGGCTCAGCAGTATTCCTGATAGGCCACTGCCCAGCCCAGGAAGGCTCGGCAGTATTCCTGATAGGCCACTGCCCAGCCCAGGAAGGCTCGGCAGTATTCCTGATAGGCCACTGCCCAGCCCAGGAAGGCACACCTGGGCATCTGCTCATCCCGCAGCGTCTCACTCTTCATCCCTTCCTTTGTCTGCTGTCCCCACAGTAGAGCCAACATACTCACCAAATCATCTTCAGATCACTGGTTAATGAGACAAGACATCCCAGCAGATTCGTGTCACACTAGCAGACCCATTTCACTGTATTTCTGTAATGCTTGTAAAGTCTCTCTGGGTGATACAGCTTGCAGAACAAAATGACAGATGATTAAATCACAGTTTTCACACTGTGTACCCGGGGCCCGGAACCAAAGACGGATGAGAAGTCAGAGAAAAGTGAAAATGCTAATGGGGAAACTGGAAAGTGAGACTGACTGCCACGGGCAGCATTTGCATGCTGCTGTGAGACATCCCACACGGAAGGTCACGTGTTCACGACCCACCAGCAGAATGGCTTCAACACGCTGTCAAAGCTAAAAGCAGAAAGCTACCTTAAACAAAGGCCAAGGACAGACAACTGTAATACTCGCGATCTACCTGCATGCAAATTGCTAATGTTTCCAGGGGAATTCGTCTTTCTAGGGTGCAGAAAACATGGGTGGGGAAAGAAATCTGTTTACATTTGTTTCTACACCCCAGTACATGTTCATCTCTAAAATTCGAACAGAACCTACTGATGGTTTTTGTGTTTGTCACGTGCTGGTAGGGGCCAGTGGGCTTCCAGGTACAGCGGGGGCCCATGCTACGGAGCTACGGTCACATGGTGTGGGGGGCTTGGAGCAGCGGGGAGAAGGTTAGCATCGTGGCTGCTTTGATGGTTAATGCTCACGCAAGTGACCAGATATTCCTCCTGGACGTCGGAGGAAGACATGCATAGGTCCTCCAATGAGCTAGCAGCCGTCATGCCCtctgttggaaaaaaaatgaaatgattaGACATTAGCTAGCTCTGCAGAGTGAGGAAAGGGCTAGAGCAGAAACCATAGCAAGAACCAGGTCACATGATGTCTAGCTTGCAGATAGTCATACACATAGTTACAAAGTAGCAGCAGAAACTCTGCACATGAGATACAAACTCACAGGTGCTAGTTATATATTTATCCTTGCCCACTGATCTCCACCATAAGCATGAGTCCTTGTATCGGTGTAATAACAGCCTTGCAGTGGCACTCTCAATTGTATAAGGAACTGTGGTCATTCAAAAAATTAATTAGCCTGAAGATAATCTGAAAAAACAGCATTATTTTGGCCTCAGCCAGGTCCTGTTTGTGCATGAACTAATGGAGTTTCAGACATGGACGGCCGCAACACGTCACCCGGATAGGACGAGCCCTCCCAGAAGAGGGTAATAATATCGCCCTGCCCGTTGCTGGGTACTTGGGTAACGGTAAACCATCCGCTTTGCACACGTGGCATCCTGCAGTCAGAACATCACTTGGCAGCCCCCTTGTCACCACATGTGGTGCAGAATTCGGCGCTTGTGAAGCCCATCTGACCTGTGAGGGCTTTTACAAGAATGTCCAGGTTGCCTTTATACTTTTGCAGGACCCAGTTGATGTAGCGCATCTTCATGGTCAGAACCTCGGTCATGTCCGGCTGCTTCACACACTGCTCACAGATCAGATCCATCACCCCGCAGAACTTTTCCAGGGCTCCCAAGTCCACCAGCAGGAGGTTCTCCTTGATCAGCATGACCATCTGAGGAGGAAATGGatgcagtgagagagagagatggggggggcatTACCATCTGACACCTCGTCTTCTCACACTCCACTATGGCATCCTGATAACTATCTCAGCAGAGGACAGAGTACCAGTAAGAGACTCCAGCAGTATCGTGACGCAGCACAGAGCACCGATCCTTAGATACTGCAAGCTGAATGACAGCAAAGCATTATGTTCTCCAACCGCACAGTGTCTGAGAGTGACTGAGTGGGTGACAGATTTTTTTATGCAGGTACGTGctatcctgggggggggggggttcttcgGTAACAAGAGGGATATATTCTGCACATTACCAGGGACGGGTTCAAAACACAACCTTCCATTATGCCCATATGACCCGGAAGGTGAGAAATACTTTAGAACTTAAGGGATCTGAGTAGCTCTCTGGGTGAGGAGTAGGTTGAGCAAGGAGCAATGACCCAGTGAGACTGTCCACATGGCAGACACGAGGCCTCAGCATTAACAGCCTAAAATTAGACTGTCCCACTTTGCCCACGGCGGGGCTTTGCTTTAGCACGAGCGGCATGCAGGATGGTCCGGTCCGCTCCAGTGGGAGTGCACACCCACGCTGCCCAAATCTGAGAACAAGCATAGAGGAAGGTCATGTTGACAGCAGGGAACAGTCCTGGTCAAGTTTAACTCAATGAGTTTGAGATCTTCTAAGAAGGGAACCAATCTATTTTTCCCAGAGGGCGAAAGTCCCTCAGCCACACAAAGCCAAGGTTCATTGCAGGGGTGCCGTTAGAGATTCTGTGCCCGATGAAAACACATCACATTGAACTCCCAATCCTTAGAGTCCTAGGggctggatgctgttcaaccaaatagttacttaaatattagttcaaatacaagaactggtggccataggtggaaattagtaggagaacattttaaactggatttgagattTGGATTtgagcacttctttacacagggtgtagttagagtatggaatagtcttcctgttagtatagcacaagctaaaaccttaggttccttcaaatcagagctagatgagATTATAACAACTTTAAGCTTGTTGAATTAGTTAGTTGAAATCTCCCCAagcaagcttgatgggccgaatgaccTCCTTTCATTTGTAAACtatttatgttcttatgttataaCTCAAAGCAAGATCATGTCGCTCACTAAAGTGTTCATTAAATCCAAGACTGTTAACTCATTGAAATCCCAAGCAGTTAAAGTACTCATAAGtgaaaaaataatctaaatgaAACTGACGCTCcgttaaaaataatgaaactaCAATCCCTGTCTCTATGCACGGAGTGAATAAAAATGACTCACCTACctaaatatataacaaatacCCATTCAAAGAGCATGACACAGTCAGCCCCTTGACAGCATGAATTTTCCCCAACAATACCATGTTCTAGGACGTGTCAATCATCCATTTAGCAATGATAGCTGTCTGCTATAAGAACCTCCACTGCAGTCATTTTACTGCCAGTATAGGTGCTGTTCAGAGCAAAATTACCTGGAGATGAAAGAGGACCCTCTTCCTTGGCTGCAAGCTATACATATAATATCTTCCACAATATGTATTCTTGATAAAGCACCAATAATACTTTAAACTTTTGACCCTTTCTAAACTTTTCACCCTATTGGGTAACTCAGAAAGCAAAATGTCGTCTTAACTACAGCGACACAAATGTATGCCCGTGAGAAAAATATTTCTCACGGTCTAAACAGGATTGTGTCAACTTTCACATAATGATAAGCATTATCTGAAATGGTTAGCTCTGCCATATTTCAGCCCTGGGGTTGGTGGGTTCGACTCCCACCCTCgactctatgtgtgtgtgtgtgtgtgtggtttgcatgttctccccgtacTGAAGAAGCAATTAAGGAGGACTGGGCTTTAGAAGGTGGGCGTTTTTCTtcaaagtgaagaaaaaaaaaattgagaatgATAGTACCTTACGTATGTCGTTTTTTAAGTCCAAATTATTGTTTTTCCCTCCAGGTTCAGGGCGTGAGCGTAATTCTCCGGTCTAACCCTGGA is a genomic window containing:
- the sostdc1b gene encoding sclerostin domain-containing protein 1b, whose protein sequence is MPSITCEYPLLFLFCIFMDSCQSFSNDATEIVNSHLDFSALDTPNNTSFNRARNGGKRLGSTERSERSQVGCRELRSTKYISDGMCTSLSPVKELVCAGECLPPHMVPNWIGGYVGKFWARREGQSWKCVNDRTRTQRIRLQCQDGSTRTYKITAVTSCKCKRCSRQHNDSGHNPEKGPAHVRPHEPKSKPLKPKGRNPGETKKKMTPRVERD
- the LOC111842733 gene encoding uncharacterized protein isoform X1: MASSEELYLRSGEGIITGYCCREGSGSFGFRLLGWTVVRVTCVCVMVMLIKENLLLVDLGALEKFCGVMDLICEQCVKQPDMTEVLTMKMRYINWVLQKYKGNLDILVKALTEGMTAASSLEDLCMSSSDVQEEYLVTCVSINHQSSHDANLLPAAPSPPHHVTVAP
- the LOC111842733 gene encoding ankyrin repeat and MYND domain-containing protein 2-like isoform X2, producing MKMVMLIKENLLLVDLGALEKFCGVMDLICEQCVKQPDMTEVLTMKMRYINWVLQKYKGNLDILVKALTEGMTAASSLEDLCMSSSDVQEEYLVTCVSINHQSSHDANLLPAAPSPPHHVTVAP